Sequence from the Pecten maximus chromosome 8, xPecMax1.1, whole genome shotgun sequence genome:
ACATGGTTCGAGAGTGGCTGAAGGAAGACGCCCCTAATTTTGACTATGGGGGATTTGTGGTTGGCGAGAAGGAGGAGACTGCAGTATTGTTAGTGAAAAGTGCCGGGGTCCTAGCTGGTAAACCTTTCTTTGATGCATTGTTTAAGGAGCTTGACTGCACTGTGACCTGGAGCAGCCAGGAGGGTGACTATGTGGAACCGGTAAGCAGAGTGGCCACTGTAACGGGCAAGGTGAGACAACTCTTGTTGGGAGAAAGAGTGGCCCTCAACTGCCTGTCCAGAGCAAGTGGTATTGCCAGTGCTGCAAGACGAATGCGTAAGATTGCAGAAACTGCAGGATGGTCTGGAGAAATCGCAGGAACACGGAAAACAACACCTGGCTTTCGACTAGTGGAAAAATATTCTCTTCTAGTTGGGGGAGTGTCTACACATCGGTATGACTTATCTTCAATGATAATGCTAAAAGACAACCATATATGGACTGCAGGAAACATAACAAAGGTAGAGGTTATTCACAAGCaagagtttgttcaaattagCTTATTGATAATGTAGCGATACTTGGTCTCTTTGATTGCTGGCGGCCAAGTTGCTCAATTAGTTCCAGAATATGTCTAAAGATCCCGTGTTCAAGTATGGGTGTGTGAATGATCATTGCATTCAATCGTTTGAGTCTGTTACAATTAACAATTACAATGCCAGTGATGAAACATGTATGTACAGCTATCAGTGGCTTAGGTTTACGATAAGGGATGCTCTACCCATTGAGCTACCTAGTCGCCGCCGTTcatcccagtccagttccgTTATAGTTAATCAAAGGGTATTTGAGGGAGAGTAGGATACTGTAAGTATGTGGTATCAAGTATAAATGAGAAAGTGACCAAAGGTAGTGTTGTTAGTCAGATATCAGTTGTCTTTGGGTTTATACCAATATCTCTTGATAtcaaggatatatatatacataaacatataattTCAAACCACCAGAATTAGCTACCAAGCCCCACTCCAATTAATCCAGCCACCTCTGATCCATGGCCAGTTAGTGGAATGACTGGATTAAAGAAGCAGATTTTTGACAGGATTATTTCCCCTGAATCTTTGTTTACTACATATTATGTAAACGTACAAGCAAATTTACCAATGCCTACATATACCCATTGGTATGTCTAAGGTCATAATCAAATTTGTAATACCGTTTTGGTAGATTACATTTGTCTTTTGTTTTCAGGCTGTGAGTGATGCTCGTGTTGTCGGGGGATTCTCCACAAAAGTGGAGGTTGAGTGTCGATCAGTCAAGGATGCAGTAGAAGCTGCAGAGGCTGGAAGTGATGTTGTGATGCTGGATAACTTCTCTCCAGAGGTAGGCTCTCATTTGGTagtaaaaaaattatcatgaaACTGGAAGATTAGCAGCCACGTTTAGATGAAACCCTAataaaaaacttttttgtttgttacttTTACAATTTTTTCAAAGGAAAGTTTCAAGATGCTACATCTCCGATAAAGAGTAACTATTATTATctgttatattgtatattttgatatagaCCAAAAGATACATACATTAAACTATTACGATCATCCATCTCTACaacatttgaatttaaaaatcaaGTGAATATTGCAGAAAGTAATCAATTGCCTCCCAAAGAAATACTATCATGCTCTGCCTCTATTATTGTAtgtaccaattatatataatattttctggacatgcccccccccccccccaatttaAGATATACATATTTCTATAGCATGGGTGCCATTTTATGCATATTTTGAGAAGTGATGTAAGCACAACATAACAACTTTGATTTATAATCAATGgtgtatgtattgatatataatttttttcccttttataatacatcctgatatatatatttttttcttttataatacatgtatcctAATAGCTCAAGTATTGGTGTGCATACTGgatcattgtttgttttttatgaaGTATCTACAAAATCTTGTATCATGCATGAAACTAATGAAACCTCAAAACTGCAGAATACAATTACACAATCATTTCCTGTCGCACAGTATTATTTAACTATCTACATTAATGGTACATAATTAAGTAGCCTTACCTTGATAATACCTACATATATTCCCATTTCATTATTGAAGGCCATACCTTCTGCAGCCAAACAGCTAAAGGAGAAGTTCCCAAACTTGATTGTGGAGGCAAGTGGTGGAATAACAGAGACGACTCTTCTGTCTTACCTGGATAAACATATAGATGTGGTGTCACTTAGTCGACTTACACAGGGCTACGAAACTGTGGACTTCTCACTGAAGATCTTAAAGGATGGTGTGGACCCTAGAAACTTGCAAGTGGAAACTGCATAGTATGTGTAATGTTGAATCAATGATTCATGGCAACCAGCATCACTGGACGTTACTTTCCTTGCCTATTTCTggatgtatatactgtaaaagtcCCTCCTTAAAAATTGCTGGACGTAAAGTCGTTATACGACAGTCCCTCCTTAAAAATAGCTGGACGTTTTACGACAGTCCCTCCTTAAAACTTCGCTGGACATAACATGACAAATCTTTTTTTGGATTTGCTGGACATCACAGAAGTCTTTCTTCAACCTCTGCTGGatgttatatcacagtatcTCCTTGACCACAGCTGGACGTTCAATGGCAATCTCCTTGACCTTGCTGTACGTTACAGATGTTTCGCCTTTACTATAGCTGGACATCACACGAGTCTCTCCTTGACCATAACTGAAAGTTATACAAGTCTCTCCTTGACAATAGCTGCATGTTACATGACAATCTCTCCTTGACCTTACATGACAG
This genomic interval carries:
- the LOC117333247 gene encoding nicotinate-nucleotide pyrophosphorylase [carboxylating]-like, which encodes MSAADSVLNGIYRPNLAHILHPVTLQHMVREWLKEDAPNFDYGGFVVGEKEETAVLLVKSAGVLAGKPFFDALFKELDCTVTWSSQEGDYVEPVSRVATVTGKVRQLLLGERVALNCLSRASGIASAARRMRKIAETAGWSGEIAGTRKTTPGFRLVEKYSLLVGGVSTHRYDLSSMIMLKDNHIWTAGNITKAVSDARVVGGFSTKVEVECRSVKDAVEAAEAGSDVVMLDNFSPEAIPSAAKQLKEKFPNLIVEASGGITETTLLSYLDKHIDVVSLSRLTQGYETVDFSLKILKDGVDPRNLQVETA